A stretch of the Chlamydia pecorum E58 genome encodes the following:
- a CDS encoding cysteine desulfurase family protein, with translation MIYLDNNAITSPEPGLIDFLKQSFVDGECYANPSSAHSLGKKSHHMVRETTSCICKVLDFHGQVIYTSGATESLNLAISSLPRGSHVVTSSIEHPAVIEPLKHADLSVSYLDPDEGACALSLQQIEAAITPTTSAIVLGWVNSEVGAKQDIAAIAQLALQHHLLFIVDATAIVGKEVIHVPKGVSMLAFSGQKFHALTGIGALLVSPGVKISPRIFGGGQQNGLRSGTENLWGIASLLYVFQNLAIHQKDIADALLKLRNHFEQGVKAALPESILHCENQPRVNNVSAIAFPPLEGEVLQISLDLEGVACGYGSACSSGATTAFKSLVGMGVSQELATATLRFSFSHRLSMEEVDRAIKAIEKVVTHMKLL, from the coding sequence ATGATTTATTTGGATAACAATGCAATTACTTCTCCTGAGCCCGGCCTTATAGACTTCCTAAAGCAGAGTTTTGTAGATGGTGAGTGTTATGCTAACCCCTCAAGTGCTCATAGCTTGGGGAAAAAATCTCACCATATGGTGAGGGAAACAACTTCCTGTATCTGTAAAGTTTTGGATTTTCATGGACAGGTGATCTACACTTCAGGAGCTACAGAAAGTCTCAACTTAGCGATTTCCAGTCTCCCTAGGGGAAGTCATGTCGTTACCTCTAGCATAGAGCATCCTGCAGTGATAGAACCTTTAAAACATGCGGATCTTTCTGTCTCTTATTTAGATCCTGACGAGGGAGCTTGCGCCCTCTCTTTGCAGCAAATCGAAGCTGCTATTACTCCCACAACATCTGCAATTGTTTTAGGATGGGTAAATAGTGAGGTCGGCGCAAAGCAAGACATTGCCGCAATAGCGCAGCTAGCGTTACAACATCATCTTCTTTTCATCGTAGATGCCACGGCAATCGTTGGCAAGGAGGTCATTCACGTCCCTAAGGGGGTCTCTATGTTGGCATTTAGTGGGCAGAAGTTCCATGCGCTTACAGGAATAGGGGCGTTACTTGTATCTCCAGGAGTGAAGATTTCCCCACGTATTTTTGGCGGAGGGCAACAAAACGGCCTACGTTCGGGAACAGAGAACCTCTGGGGCATAGCCTCTTTATTATATGTTTTTCAAAACTTAGCCATACATCAAAAAGACATCGCAGATGCACTACTTAAGCTAAGGAACCATTTTGAACAGGGGGTGAAGGCTGCACTTCCAGAGAGTATACTCCATTGTGAAAACCAGCCTAGAGTGAACAACGTTTCTGCAATCGCCTTTCCTCCTTTAGAAGGAGAGGTATTACAAATCTCCTTGGACTTGGAAGGCGTCGCTTGTGGTTATGGTTCAGCATGCTCTTCCGGAGCTACCACAGCATTTAAATCCCTCGTAGGGATGGGAGTTTCCCAGGAGTTGGCAACCGCAACATTAAGATTTTCCTTTAGTCATAGGCTCTCTATGGAAGAGGTAGATCGTGCTATAAAGGCTATAGAGAAGGTCGTGACTCATATGAAGCTCTTATGA
- a CDS encoding PP2C family protein-serine/threonine phosphatase yields the protein MNFDYFGLSDIGKVRARNEDFWKVDISSQLVAIADGLGGCLGGDIASQEAVLHLIELMSQKYAELMACEDEWYKESVQGILSKINRIIYEHGLVETHLQGMGTTLSFMQFRKNKAWICHIGDSRIYRLRGEELCCLTEDHSLANQLKHRYKLPKQSKKVYPYRHILTNALGSRPYVVPDIRDIPCEQEDLFCLCSDGLTNVVSDRDIRTILTQYQTLEECGNTLISLANSRGGSDNITVVLVRIQ from the coding sequence GTGAATTTTGATTATTTTGGCTTGAGTGATATTGGAAAGGTTCGTGCAAGAAACGAAGATTTCTGGAAAGTAGATATATCTTCTCAACTTGTTGCCATTGCAGATGGCTTAGGGGGGTGTTTAGGTGGAGATATAGCTTCTCAGGAGGCTGTCTTGCACCTTATCGAGCTTATGAGTCAAAAGTATGCCGAATTAATGGCTTGTGAAGATGAATGGTACAAGGAGAGTGTACAGGGCATTCTCTCTAAAATCAACAGGATAATCTATGAGCATGGTCTTGTAGAGACACATCTTCAGGGAATGGGAACGACGCTAAGTTTTATGCAGTTTCGTAAAAATAAAGCGTGGATATGCCATATCGGAGATAGCCGTATTTATCGGTTACGTGGAGAAGAACTGTGTTGCCTAACAGAAGATCATTCCCTAGCAAACCAGTTAAAACATCGGTATAAGCTTCCTAAACAATCAAAGAAAGTGTATCCTTATCGTCATATTTTGACTAACGCTTTGGGAAGTCGTCCCTATGTGGTCCCAGACATCCGGGATATCCCCTGCGAACAGGAGGATCTATTTTGCTTGTGTTCGGATGGACTCACAAACGTGGTTTCCGATAGGGATATTCGCACAATTTTAACTCAGTATCAAACTCTCGAAGAATGCGGAAATACGTTGATTTCTTTGGCAAATAGCCGTGGGGGTTCTGATAATATTACCGTCGTGTTAGTCCGCATACAATAA
- a CDS encoding CNNM domain-containing protein, whose product MTNSPFFWLGINFLCITLQGFYSMMEMACVSFNRVKLQYYLIKDHKKARYINFLIRRPYRLFGTVLLCVNIALQIGSESSRNCYRTFGLPPDLAPFTQVFLVVIFAELLPLTISRKIPEKLALWGAPILYYSHFIFYPLIKLLGGITEGVYYLLNIKKDKLNFTLSRDEFQKTLETHHEEQNFNVIATNIFSLSVTSADQVYQPLDQVTMLPSSADVQDLCQVIDTLSTEFIPIYHKIRSNIIGIALPKDFVHKSPHEPIVHHLHSPWFITGKSTLISILKEFRDNRCCAAIVLNSLGKPIGILSLNSIFKILFNTSNIAQKKPKTAPIIERTFPGNTRLKDLKKELGIRLPSYGAETLAQLVLQLLDTPAEPGASVIIANFLLEVKEISLSGIKNVSIKNLPS is encoded by the coding sequence ATGACTAACTCTCCTTTTTTCTGGCTAGGGATTAATTTTCTTTGTATTACCCTTCAAGGGTTCTACTCAATGATGGAGATGGCATGTGTTTCCTTTAATCGTGTGAAGCTCCAATACTACCTCATCAAAGACCATAAGAAAGCTCGCTATATTAATTTTTTAATCCGCCGTCCCTACCGCCTTTTTGGGACAGTTTTACTTTGTGTAAATATTGCCTTACAAATTGGCTCAGAGTCCTCAAGAAATTGCTACCGCACTTTTGGGCTTCCTCCTGACCTTGCTCCTTTCACGCAAGTCTTTCTCGTGGTGATCTTTGCTGAGTTGCTTCCTCTTACTATATCTAGAAAAATTCCTGAGAAGTTAGCTCTTTGGGGTGCTCCTATTCTGTACTATTCCCACTTCATTTTCTATCCCTTGATTAAGCTCCTTGGGGGGATAACTGAGGGAGTGTACTATCTTCTTAACATAAAAAAAGATAAGCTGAACTTTACTCTTAGCCGCGATGAATTCCAGAAAACCTTAGAAACTCATCATGAAGAACAGAACTTTAATGTCATCGCAACAAACATTTTTTCTCTCAGCGTTACCTCTGCAGATCAAGTCTATCAGCCCTTAGACCAAGTGACCATGTTACCTTCTTCCGCAGATGTCCAAGATTTGTGCCAAGTTATCGACACACTAAGCACAGAGTTTATTCCTATTTACCATAAGATCCGCAGCAACATTATTGGTATTGCCCTTCCTAAAGACTTCGTACACAAATCCCCACATGAACCTATCGTCCACCACCTCCACTCTCCGTGGTTCATTACAGGAAAATCTACACTCATCAGCATCCTTAAAGAATTTCGAGATAACCGCTGCTGTGCAGCGATTGTCTTAAATTCTTTAGGAAAGCCTATAGGAATCCTAAGCTTAAACTCGATTTTTAAAATTCTCTTTAACACATCAAATATTGCCCAGAAAAAGCCGAAAACAGCCCCAATAATAGAAAGAACTTTTCCAGGAAATACACGCCTCAAAGATCTAAAAAAGGAGCTTGGCATCCGTCTGCCAAGTTACGGGGCTGAAACTCTCGCCCAGTTAGTTCTGCAACTTCTTGATACTCCTGCAGAACCTGGGGCCTCCGTGATCATCGCGAATTTTCTTCTTGAAGTGAAGGAAATATCTCTATCGGGAATTAAAAATGTTTCCATCAAAAATCTCCCTTCATAA
- a CDS encoding hemolysin family protein: MVTAFIFLIAFLTFCSAFISLSQIALFSIPTSLISHYKHSRSQSHQMVAAQLSHPHQLLLTLVFCDVGLNIAVQNCVASLVGDQASWLLTVGIPLTITLIFGEVLPKAVALPYNTQIANFIIPVITFFTKTLRPILYWAIVGINRAVQWILPAQKREEIIQPQELQEVLRSCKDFGVISQEESHLLSGYLSLNECKLKERMQPRQEILFYDIQTPIRNLYKLFSEEHCSRVPVCNENMQNLLGICTAKTLLLYSRVIRSSDELLPLLHKPYYLPETISAKSALCHLVAEDETMGIIIDEYGSIEGLITLEDLFEIVSGEIIDQRDEKLLYTTSGKDVIIASGSLELSDLSNIFNIHLPTHNNITTLGGWVIEQLGVIPAAGAKIIWNHLLFQVLDATPNRVQKIYIRKLYD; this comes from the coding sequence ATGGTTACTGCATTTATTTTTCTTATAGCTTTCTTAACGTTCTGTTCCGCTTTTATCTCTCTATCGCAAATCGCTCTTTTCTCTATTCCGACAAGTTTAATCTCACACTACAAACACTCAAGATCTCAAAGCCATCAGATGGTGGCTGCACAGTTATCCCATCCTCATCAACTACTGCTTACTTTAGTATTCTGTGATGTAGGGTTAAACATTGCCGTTCAAAACTGCGTGGCAAGCCTTGTGGGGGATCAGGCCTCCTGGCTACTTACTGTAGGGATTCCCTTAACAATTACGCTCATTTTTGGTGAGGTCTTACCTAAAGCTGTTGCTCTCCCCTACAACACACAGATTGCAAATTTCATTATTCCTGTAATTACGTTTTTCACTAAAACCCTCCGTCCTATTCTGTATTGGGCTATTGTAGGGATTAATCGTGCAGTGCAATGGATTCTCCCTGCACAGAAAAGGGAAGAGATTATCCAGCCTCAAGAGCTCCAGGAGGTCCTAAGGAGCTGTAAAGATTTCGGCGTGATCTCTCAAGAAGAAAGCCATTTGCTTTCAGGCTATCTTTCCCTTAATGAATGCAAGCTAAAAGAGCGCATGCAGCCGCGTCAAGAAATTCTATTTTATGATATCCAAACGCCTATCAGAAATCTCTATAAGCTATTTTCTGAAGAGCACTGCTCTCGTGTTCCCGTATGTAATGAGAACATGCAAAACCTTCTAGGAATTTGTACAGCAAAAACCCTATTACTTTATAGCAGGGTAATACGCTCTTCTGATGAGCTTCTCCCTTTATTACATAAGCCTTATTATCTTCCTGAGACTATCTCAGCAAAATCCGCACTATGCCACTTAGTTGCAGAAGATGAGACTATGGGGATCATTATAGATGAGTATGGCTCTATAGAGGGATTAATTACCCTAGAAGACCTTTTTGAAATTGTCTCTGGAGAAATTATCGATCAACGAGATGAAAAACTTCTCTATACAACCTCTGGGAAAGATGTCATTATCGCCTCAGGGAGTTTGGAATTAAGTGACCTTAGTAATATTTTTAATATCCATCTACCAACTCATAATAACATCACGACTCTTGGGGGCTGGGTCATAGAGCAGCTAGGAGTCATCCCTGCTGCTGGTGCAAAAATTATCTGGAATCATCTGTTATTCCAAGTTTTGGATGCTACCCCCAATCGAGTGCAAAAAATCTACATAAGAAAACTCTATGACTAA
- the dcd gene encoding dCTP deaminase has protein sequence MSIKEDKWIREMALTQEMIEPFVDRLINVDENTNKKLISYGLSSYGYDLRLSEEFKVFTNVYNSIVDPKCFSEDTFVSITSDVCIIPPNSFALARSIEYFRIPRNVLTMCIGKSTYARCGIIVNVTPFEPEWEGHVTIEISNTTPLPAKIYANEGIAQVLFFEADAPCEISYAERQGKYQKQQGITIPFV, from the coding sequence ATGAGCATAAAAGAAGATAAGTGGATTCGTGAAATGGCTCTAACCCAGGAAATGATTGAGCCGTTTGTTGACAGACTCATCAACGTAGATGAAAATACCAATAAAAAGCTTATTAGCTATGGTCTATCCAGTTACGGATATGATTTGCGCTTATCTGAAGAATTCAAAGTTTTTACTAACGTGTATAACTCTATTGTAGATCCAAAATGTTTCTCCGAGGATACATTTGTTTCCATCACTAGTGATGTCTGTATTATCCCTCCAAATTCTTTTGCTTTAGCACGCAGTATTGAGTATTTTCGAATCCCTAGGAACGTTTTAACTATGTGTATAGGAAAGTCTACCTATGCCCGTTGCGGAATTATTGTAAATGTGACCCCTTTTGAACCAGAGTGGGAAGGCCACGTCACTATAGAAATTTCCAATACAACGCCACTTCCTGCAAAAATTTATGCAAACGAGGGTATTGCTCAAGTTTTATTCTTTGAAGCTGATGCTCCTTGTGAAATCTCTTATGCTGAGCGACAAGGGAAATACCAAAAGCAACAAGGAATTACTATTCCTTTTGTATAG